One window from the genome of Chloroflexota bacterium encodes:
- a CDS encoding DUF2007 domain-containing protein, producing MTKHKKTVEIYRATSEAEARIIKSFLESNGIPCLMKANAAPSVHAFAIDGMGEVAIMVWEDVADKARELIREEEDA from the coding sequence GTGACAAAGCATAAAAAGACGGTGGAAATATACCGGGCAACCAGCGAGGCTGAAGCCCGGATTATCAAGAGCTTTCTGGAGAGCAATGGCATACCGTGCCTGATGAAAGCGAACGCCGCCCCTTCCGTACACGCGTTCGCCATTGATGGCATGGGCGAGGTTGCCATCATGGTCTGGGAAGATGTGGCCGATAAGGCCAGAGAGCTCATCAGGGAGGAAGAGGATGCTTAA